AAGCGGCTTGGAGATTGAACTTTTACAAACCATCTGAGCACCTACCGGTAAACCATCCATAAATTATCCGTCTAATTAACGCTCTGCTAATATTTTTTCTTCAATAATATTCGCGACGGAAAAAGCGTCATCAATATGATATACCGGCACATTTGCAAAGGGGAAGGGGATATCGGATGCCACTGCGATCAGATCCTCTGGAGCACTAAGCAATTCTCTGGATCTGCCGGACCAGACCACTTCGATTTTTGGTTTGCCGCTGAGGCGAAAGCCTTCTGCAATGATCAGATCTGCATCTGTGTTTAGATCCATCAGCTGGTCAATATTCCATTCCAGGTCAACCTTTTTCATCATAGTGACTCCGTGGGGAGATGAAATTGTGACACTGTCTGCGCCGGCTTGGGTGTGACGCCAGGTATCCTTGCCGGGCTGATCTACGTCAAAGCCGTGTGTATCATGCTTCAACGTAGCAATTCGATAGTTTCTGGCTTTGAATTCCTTGATTAGTTTTTCGATCAGGATCGTCTTTCCGCATCTTTTTTTTCCAACAATGCAAATGATCGGTGCCATAGCCGTAGCCTCCTACAATTTGAATATGGTAACCTTCTGCCCCTTCTCAAGCCCCAACGTTCCTGCTGGAATATCAATGAGACAGTTGCAGTCTGAAAAGGAACTTAAAACACCGGGAGAATGTTTGCTTCCCGGTTCCACAAATTCCCGGCAATCTTGCTGAATCAATTTCCCTCTGAGCATCCTTCTTTTTGAGCTCTCTTTCGGGTAGGGTGTTTCCATAAGCGCTTCTGTTTTCTGAAGGTCGATATCCTTACGATGGGAAACAAGTGAAAGGACGGGCCTTGTGAGCAGCTCGAAGGTAATTGCTGCGGCTGCCGGATTGCCGGAAAGGCTGATCACCGGTTTTCCTTCCAGGATGCTGCAGAGCGCAGGAGTTCCAGGT
This genomic window from Clostridiales bacterium contains:
- the mobB gene encoding molybdopterin-guanine dinucleotide biosynthesis protein B, translated to MAPIICIVGKKRCGKTILIEKLIKEFKARNYRIATLKHDTHGFDVDQPGKDTWRHTQAGADSVTISSPHGVTMMKKVDLEWNIDQLMDLNTDADLIIAEGFRLSGKPKIEVVWSGRSRELLSAPEDLIAVASDIPFPFANVPVYHIDDAFSVANIIEEKILAER